One window from the genome of Treponema sp. OMZ 838 encodes:
- a CDS encoding nuclear transport factor 2 family protein, whose amino-acid sequence MKHEVMKVFDAYRDALEKGDFAGAFATMSDTVVWHMGGESSLSGTIIGKQALGERLGEFAKRSGGTFKVITNWAASNECFVAASVVSVAEKGADKLNDPGIDLFKIENGKIQEVWTFAEQQSAEDKFWG is encoded by the coding sequence ATGAAACATGAAGTAATGAAGGTCTTTGATGCTTATCGAGATGCACTGGAAAAGGGCGATTTTGCGGGAGCTTTTGCAACAATGTCCGATACTGTTGTATGGCACATGGGAGGCGAAAGTTCGCTTTCAGGTACGATTATAGGGAAACAGGCGTTGGGTGAGCGTCTAGGAGAATTCGCAAAAAGGAGCGGCGGCACATTTAAAGTTATTACCAATTGGGCTGCAAGTAACGAGTGTTTTGTTGCTGCAAGTGTTGTTTCCGTAGCGGAGAAAGGTGCGGATAAGCTCAATGATCCGGGGATCGATTTATTCAAAATAGAAAATGGCAAGATACAAGAAGTATGGACTTTTGCCGAACAACAATCGGCAGAAGACAAATTTTGGGGCTAA
- a CDS encoding helix-turn-helix domain-containing protein — protein MSIYDKCPFATTQRVLQGKWAIIILYHLSTGTKRFNELERLMPTTTRTVLTRQLRQLERDKLIDRKVFAEVPPHVEYSLSKLGAQFQKVLDEIEVFGLNYIAELNKIQKGKSE, from the coding sequence ATGTCGATTTATGATAAGTGTCCTTTCGCTACTACTCAAAGAGTATTGCAAGGAAAATGGGCGATTATAATTTTATATCACCTGAGTACGGGTACAAAAAGGTTTAATGAACTCGAAAGATTAATGCCCACAACAACTCGAACTGTTTTAACAAGACAGCTCCGCCAGCTTGAAAGAGATAAACTAATCGACCGCAAAGTCTTTGCCGAAGTCCCGCCTCATGTTGAATACTCTTTGAGTAAATTGGGAGCTCAGTTTCAAAAAGTATTAGACGAGATTGAGGTTTTTGGTCTGAATTATATCGCCGAATTAAATAAAATACAAAAAGGAAAAAGCGAGTAG
- a CDS encoding SH3 domain-containing protein yields MKQFFLTLLVLILIITSVFADKNNFYENGKVIDTMYVNSKEGLKVRGYPSLKSNRLCGLPHRLPVKIIAIGKEETIDEIMAPWLEILISPYEWKDDKAEYGWVFGGYLSHFQLEFIKPKTANQLKEYLKCGNWSLPDKNTYSSEGYREDNHFNFYTKYTYTYSRSREPDLKDKEVVDSDKAWFFQNYGDDDNQSTWKVLNNHQVEIHWYIPKSIDEIEILEIEPIDEAQCYINGKRYLNKPFVHRYHWHYSDVVKMPLIYKIAYSDDNLPLNIIKGVSTSVFSYWKETQSLFELRYCLISKLIAYGISAKNTQYEQEYRDYWDPIMEEHQKKVDSL; encoded by the coding sequence ATGAAACAATTTTTTTTAACTTTATTAGTATTGATTTTAATAATTACATCGGTTTTTGCGGACAAAAATAATTTTTATGAAAACGGCAAAGTGATTGATACAATGTATGTTAATTCAAAAGAAGGATTAAAAGTGAGAGGCTATCCGTCTTTAAAATCAAATCGTCTTTGCGGATTACCGCACAGATTACCTGTAAAAATTATTGCTATTGGGAAAGAAGAAACAATCGACGAAATTATGGCCCCATGGCTTGAAATTTTAATTTCGCCTTATGAATGGAAAGACGATAAAGCTGAATACGGTTGGGTGTTCGGCGGTTACTTATCGCATTTTCAACTTGAATTTATTAAACCAAAAACGGCAAATCAATTAAAAGAATATTTAAAATGCGGAAACTGGTCTCTTCCGGATAAGAACACATATTCCAGTGAAGGTTATAGAGAAGATAATCACTTTAATTTTTATACAAAGTATACCTACACCTATTCAAGATCAAGAGAGCCGGATTTAAAGGACAAAGAAGTTGTTGACTCCGATAAAGCTTGGTTTTTCCAAAACTATGGCGATGACGACAACCAAAGCACATGGAAAGTGTTGAATAATCATCAGGTAGAAATTCATTGGTATATTCCGAAATCAATTGATGAAATAGAAATTTTGGAAATTGAGCCTATTGATGAGGCTCAGTGTTATATTAACGGTAAACGATATTTAAACAAGCCTTTTGTACATAGATATCATTGGCATTATTCAGATGTAGTTAAAATGCCTTTAATATATAAAATCGCATATTCGGATGATAATTTACCGCTAAACATAATTAAAGGAGTCAGCACATCTGTTTTTAGCTATTGGAAAGAAACACAAAGTCTTTTTGAATTAAGATATTGTCTAATTTCAAAACTGATTGCGTATGGGATTTCTGCAAAAAACACACAATACGAACAGGAATATCGTGATTATTGGGATCCGATTATGGAAGAACATCAGAAAAAAGTTGATTCACTGTAA
- a CDS encoding site-specific DNA-methyltransferase, with protein sequence MLQSYFKSENHDFTLVQADCTEILPQFDFKFDMIFADPPYFLSNDGVSVKSGKQVSVNKGIWDKSKGFEADNEFNKKWLSLCREKLSDSGTIWVSGTFHNIFSIAQSMKEIGYKILNCITWQKTNPPPNLSCRYFTHSTEFILWARKSEKSKHYFNYELMKEINGGTQMRDIWTLPAIARWEKAFGKHPTQKPLPLLARIILASTKENAWILDPFTGSSTTGIAANLLERNFLGIDKDIGFLDLSVKRRKEIEDIKIKSQYREKILKYSDRKINDIIQIRETKIYYGIDLLIE encoded by the coding sequence ATGCTTCAATCATATTTTAAATCAGAAAATCATGATTTCACATTGGTACAAGCCGATTGTACAGAAATATTGCCTCAATTCGATTTTAAATTTGATATGATTTTTGCAGATCCGCCTTATTTTTTAAGTAATGATGGCGTTTCTGTTAAATCTGGAAAACAAGTTTCTGTAAACAAAGGTATCTGGGACAAATCAAAAGGATTTGAAGCAGATAACGAATTCAACAAAAAATGGCTTTCCTTGTGCAGAGAAAAATTATCAGATTCTGGAACAATTTGGGTTTCAGGAACATTTCACAACATTTTTTCAATCGCTCAGTCTATGAAAGAAATCGGCTATAAAATTCTAAACTGTATAACTTGGCAAAAAACAAATCCGCCACCCAATTTGAGTTGTCGTTATTTTACACATTCTACAGAATTTATTTTATGGGCAAGGAAATCTGAGAAATCAAAACATTACTTCAATTACGAACTTATGAAAGAAATCAATGGCGGAACACAAATGAGGGATATTTGGACTTTACCGGCAATCGCAAGATGGGAAAAAGCATTTGGCAAACATCCAACTCAAAAACCTTTACCTTTACTTGCAAGAATAATTCTTGCTTCCACAAAAGAAAATGCATGGATTCTAGACCCTTTTACGGGAAGTTCAACAACTGGAATCGCTGCCAATCTTTTAGAAAGAAATTTTTTAGGAATAGATAAAGACATAGGCTTTCTTGATTTGTCTGTTAAAAGAAGAAAAGAAATAGAGGATATAAAAATAAAATCTCAATATAGAGAAAAAATTTTGAAGTATTCAGATCGGAAAATAAATGATATTATTCAAATACGAGAAACGAAAATCTATTACGGTATTGATTTACTGATAGAATAA
- a CDS encoding type II restriction endonuclease gives MKLQMKRNFNLWFRTFRESIATYSYYIDFEKVFVNVDSIKIELSILNSLIGSKNIKSDFEAILTKYPETLKCIPILLAVRTSKIPVIDINGSFSFNFVKANYTAKEYVNFMEKSGLFDLLANHLISNLFDYVTGVEIGLDSNGRKNRGGHLMEDLIESYIQRAGFIKDKNYFKEMYIHEITEKWNTDLSAISNQGKMEKRFDYVVKTNKQIYVIETNFYGSGGSKLNETSRSYKTLAHEVATIKGVTFVWFTDGSGWKSARHNLEETFDVLDTIYNIADIENGVMKEIFK, from the coding sequence ATGAAACTTCAAATGAAGCGTAATTTTAATCTATGGTTTCGTACTTTTAGGGAAAGTATTGCAACTTATTCATATTACATAGACTTTGAAAAAGTTTTCGTAAATGTGGATTCTATAAAAATTGAACTTAGTATTTTAAATTCTCTTATCGGTTCCAAAAATATAAAATCAGATTTCGAAGCAATTCTTACAAAATATCCTGAAACTTTAAAATGTATTCCGATTTTGCTTGCTGTAAGAACTTCAAAAATTCCTGTAATAGACATAAACGGAAGTTTTTCATTCAATTTTGTAAAAGCAAATTACACAGCAAAAGAATATGTAAATTTTATGGAAAAATCAGGATTGTTTGACTTGCTTGCCAACCATTTAATAAGCAATCTGTTTGATTATGTTACAGGTGTTGAAATTGGGCTAGATTCAAATGGCCGCAAAAATCGTGGCGGTCATTTGATGGAAGACTTGATTGAAAGTTACATTCAAAGAGCAGGTTTTATTAAAGATAAAAATTACTTCAAAGAAATGTACATCCATGAAATTACAGAAAAGTGGAATACTGATTTATCTGCAATTTCAAATCAAGGAAAAATGGAAAAACGCTTTGATTATGTTGTAAAGACTAACAAGCAAATTTATGTAATCGAAACAAACTTTTATGGTTCAGGAGGTTCGAAACTTAATGAAACTTCAAGAAGCTATAAGACACTCGCCCATGAAGTTGCAACAATTAAAGGCGTAACTTTTGTTTGGTTCACAGATGGTTCAGGCTGGAAAAGTGCCCGCCATAATTTAGAAGAAACATTTGATGTATTAGATACAATTTACAACATTGCCGATATCGAAAATGGTGTAATGAAAGAAATTTTCAAATAA
- a CDS encoding DNA adenine methylase — MKRENKEAIEKHPKICYIKEMRSTITDVKPFLKWAGGKSQLLSEIGNFYPQKIEKYCEPFVGGGAVLFDVLLKFRPKEILINDINPELTNCYHQIKNAPEDLINLLSNWQNQYQKQTQEERKTTYFKKRERFNDLIKAKENSLEKAALMIYLNKTCFNGLYRVNSKGLFNVPSGVYKNPAICNEDNLIAISDVLQNIEIRTGDYKQTKNFIDSNTFVYIDPPYRPLTESSFFTAYSEKKFGDKEQIELGNFVNEIHAKGAKILLSNSDPKNVNSQDNFFDDLYRPYQIHRVNASRMINSKASERGKITELIVACL; from the coding sequence TTGAAAAGAGAAAACAAAGAAGCTATAGAAAAACATCCAAAAATTTGCTATATTAAAGAAATGAGAAGTACGATTACAGATGTAAAGCCTTTTCTGAAATGGGCAGGTGGAAAAAGTCAGCTGCTTTCCGAAATAGGGAATTTTTATCCTCAAAAGATTGAAAAATATTGTGAACCTTTTGTTGGTGGCGGGGCAGTTTTATTTGATGTACTTTTAAAATTTCGCCCAAAAGAAATTTTAATAAATGACATAAATCCTGAACTGACAAACTGTTATCATCAAATAAAAAATGCTCCAGAGGACTTAATTAATTTGCTTTCAAATTGGCAAAACCAATATCAGAAACAGACTCAAGAAGAAAGAAAAACAACTTATTTTAAAAAACGAGAAAGATTTAACGATTTAATAAAAGCTAAAGAAAATTCCTTAGAAAAAGCCGCTTTGATGATTTACTTAAACAAAACCTGTTTTAACGGACTTTACAGAGTAAATTCGAAAGGTTTATTCAATGTCCCGAGCGGCGTTTATAAAAATCCGGCAATCTGCAATGAAGATAATTTGATTGCCATAAGCGACGTTCTTCAGAATATAGAAATAAGAACCGGCGACTACAAGCAAACTAAAAATTTTATTGATTCAAATACCTTTGTTTACATTGATCCTCCCTATCGTCCGCTCACAGAATCTTCATTTTTTACAGCATATTCAGAAAAAAAATTCGGTGATAAAGAACAGATTGAACTTGGAAACTTTGTAAACGAAATTCATGCGAAAGGTGCAAAAATTTTGCTTAGTAATTCAGATCCCAAAAATGTAAATTCTCAAGATAATTTTTTTGACGATTTATATAGACCGTATCAGATTCATAGAGTAAATGCTTCACGCATGATAAACAGCAAGGCAAGCGAACGTGGTAAAATTACGGAATTAATAGTTGCTTGCTTATAA
- a CDS encoding SAP domain-containing protein — MTIQAFENKYWYMSELKALAKSLEIPFDSKIRKDQLEEMIIQFLETGTVNKKNCYRSKSRNRDILNSHTYVENFSNKKETWEFIHSEMDKRVRGLKPKSGAKYWLNRWIEVKLSHGEKITYNDVICEYIRLNKTEGKLPQIPSCKFNNFISDYLANEKNATREDALEAWNKLKDMKVKKDYITWKKINTPDAEINI, encoded by the coding sequence ATGACAATACAAGCATTTGAGAATAAATATTGGTACATGAGTGAACTCAAAGCATTAGCAAAATCGCTTGAAATTCCTTTTGATTCAAAAATACGAAAGGATCAGCTTGAAGAGATGATTATTCAGTTTTTGGAAACCGGAACGGTGAATAAAAAGAATTGTTATCGGAGTAAAAGCCGGAATAGAGACATATTGAATAGTCATACTTATGTTGAAAATTTTAGCAACAAAAAAGAAACATGGGAATTCATACATAGTGAAATGGATAAACGAGTTCGAGGATTAAAACCGAAATCAGGGGCAAAATATTGGCTTAATCGATGGATTGAAGTCAAACTTTCTCATGGTGAAAAAATAACGTATAATGATGTCATTTGTGAATACATTCGGTTAAACAAAACGGAAGGAAAGCTTCCTCAAATTCCATCCTGTAAATTTAATAACTTCATCAGTGATTATCTGGCAAATGAAAAAAATGCAACAAGAGAAGATGCTTTAGAGGCATGGAATAAGCTAAAAGATATGAAAGTCAAAAAAGATTATATAACGTGGAAAAAAATCAACACCCCTGACGCAGAGATAAATATATAG
- a CDS encoding NAD(P)/FAD-dependent oxidoreductase encodes MMKYDVVVIGGGPAGLAAALAARETGVKKILIIERDRELGGILNQCIHAGFGLHEFKEELTGPEYAQRFIMQTAQTDIQVMLNTMVLDISPERLITAAGMDGLKTIQAGAVVLAMGCRERTAGAIAVKGYRPAGVYTAGMAQRMMNMEGCRMGREVVIYGSGDIGLIMARRMTLEGAKVKAVVEIMPFSSGLNRNIAQCLEDYGIPLLLSHNISFIHGKNRLAGVTVSQIDSHFNEIEGTQTYYPCDTLLLSVGLIPENELSVKAGVTLDPITNGPMVDSAMQTEIPGIFACGNVLHVHDIVDFVTRESRIAGKHAGLYALGALTDSASVPCTLGKGIRYVMPRKVLTHMPDGVNLSMRVDAIYQNSIVSVKSGNTVLATKRIARMIPSEMINIPLSTEKIRSLTEPITAEVTVQ; translated from the coding sequence ATGATGAAATATGATGTTGTAGTGATCGGGGGCGGCCCCGCAGGTTTGGCAGCAGCCCTCGCCGCGCGGGAAACCGGCGTAAAAAAAATTTTGATTATCGAACGCGACCGCGAATTGGGCGGCATCCTCAATCAATGTATCCACGCCGGCTTCGGCTTGCATGAATTTAAAGAAGAACTGACCGGGCCGGAATATGCGCAGCGCTTTATTATGCAGACTGCACAAACGGATATTCAGGTAATGCTGAATACAATGGTACTCGATATTTCGCCGGAGCGGCTTATCACTGCGGCAGGGATGGACGGGCTTAAAACCATACAGGCCGGAGCCGTTGTGCTTGCGATGGGTTGCCGCGAACGCACTGCGGGCGCGATTGCCGTAAAAGGGTACCGTCCGGCGGGTGTATATACTGCGGGCATGGCACAGCGGATGATGAACATGGAAGGCTGCCGCATGGGGCGCGAGGTTGTCATTTACGGCTCCGGCGACATCGGATTGATTATGGCGCGGCGCATGACACTCGAAGGTGCAAAGGTAAAAGCCGTCGTAGAGATTATGCCTTTTTCGAGCGGACTCAACCGGAATATCGCCCAATGTTTGGAGGATTACGGTATACCGCTTTTGTTAAGCCATAATATCAGCTTTATCCACGGAAAGAACCGGTTGGCAGGCGTTACCGTTTCGCAAATCGATTCGCATTTTAACGAAATTGAAGGCACACAAACATATTATCCCTGCGACACACTCCTCCTTTCGGTAGGTCTGATCCCTGAAAACGAACTTTCGGTAAAAGCCGGTGTCACACTCGACCCGATTACCAACGGACCGATGGTTGACAGCGCGATGCAAACAGAGATACCGGGAATATTCGCCTGCGGTAATGTGCTGCATGTACACGACATCGTCGATTTTGTAACACGGGAAAGCAGAATCGCCGGTAAACACGCAGGACTGTACGCGCTCGGCGCGCTGACCGATTCGGCTTCCGTTCCCTGTACGCTCGGCAAAGGTATCCGCTATGTGATGCCGCGCAAGGTGTTGACGCACATGCCCGACGGGGTGAACCTGTCCATGCGGGTGGATGCCATCTACCAAAACTCAATCGTATCGGTAAAATCGGGCAACACGGTGCTTGCAACAAAACGGATTGCCCGCATGATTCCCTCCGAAATGATCAACATACCGTTGAGCACCGAAAAAATACGTTCCTTGACGGAACCAATCACCGCAGAAGTTACGGTGCAGTAA
- a CDS encoding NAD(P)/FAD-dependent oxidoreductase yields the protein MYDVIIIGGGVVGCAIARELSQYRLSIALLEKHSEVCEGSSKANSAIVHGGFDAKPGTLKARLNVRGNELIRRLAPQLQFHFKQIGSLVVAFSDEDMEEVKKLYERGIANGVPELEIWDREKTLAEEPNLSPETKGALFCGTAGIVCPFGMTYAFIENAVENGVELICNAEVTGIQKIDEDIQHAPTQDTAVHAVTAQTLVQEHTFSVTTSQGVFTARYVINAAGLYADKIAAMIGDCDYTINPRKGEYRVLDKVCGDLVHHVIFQAPTKMGKGVLVTPTYDNNLLAGPTAQDVDDREDTSTTLAGLNKIDSSAKKSVPALDFRKTIRTFTGVRARPSTGDFMIYASKHAKGFIHAGGIESPGLSSAPAIAEYVVELLQYAGAELIKKPQVVTARKGISQFSALSNEERAALIAENPLYGRIICRCETVTEAEIIEAIRRPAGARTVDGVKRRVRPGTGRCQGGFCTPRVLEILSRELQLPMENIAKSDKGTEIVLGRLKNTAESEIRSGNSSKS from the coding sequence ATGTATGATGTGATTATAATCGGCGGGGGTGTTGTCGGGTGTGCTATTGCACGCGAGTTGTCGCAGTACCGGCTGAGCATTGCTCTGCTCGAAAAACATTCGGAAGTTTGCGAAGGTTCCTCCAAGGCAAACAGCGCTATTGTGCACGGAGGCTTTGACGCAAAACCGGGCACATTAAAAGCCCGCCTCAATGTACGCGGAAATGAATTGATCCGCCGCCTTGCGCCGCAGCTGCAATTTCATTTTAAGCAGATAGGTTCGTTAGTTGTTGCTTTCTCCGATGAAGATATGGAGGAAGTTAAAAAGCTCTATGAACGGGGCATTGCAAACGGTGTGCCGGAGCTTGAGATCTGGGATAGGGAAAAGACTTTAGCGGAAGAGCCGAACCTTTCGCCCGAGACGAAGGGAGCACTATTTTGCGGGACTGCCGGTATCGTGTGTCCCTTTGGGATGACGTATGCCTTTATCGAAAATGCGGTAGAAAACGGCGTTGAGCTGATATGCAATGCCGAGGTAACCGGCATACAAAAAATAGATGAGGATATTCAACATGCGCCAACACAGGATACCGCCGTTCACGCTGTAACTGCACAAACGTTGGTGCAAGAACATACTTTTTCCGTAACGACATCGCAGGGAGTTTTTACCGCGCGGTATGTTATCAATGCCGCAGGACTCTACGCGGATAAGATTGCCGCGATGATCGGCGATTGCGATTACACTATCAATCCCCGCAAAGGTGAGTACCGTGTGTTGGATAAGGTATGCGGCGATCTGGTGCATCACGTTATCTTTCAGGCGCCGACCAAAATGGGCAAGGGTGTTCTGGTAACTCCCACCTATGATAACAACCTTTTGGCAGGACCGACGGCACAGGACGTTGACGACCGCGAGGATACTTCGACAACGCTTGCCGGTCTGAACAAGATTGACAGTTCCGCAAAAAAATCGGTACCGGCGCTCGACTTCCGAAAAACCATACGCACCTTTACCGGTGTGCGCGCCCGTCCAAGTACCGGCGACTTTATGATCTATGCTTCAAAGCATGCAAAGGGATTTATTCACGCCGGAGGTATCGAATCTCCCGGATTGAGCTCGGCGCCGGCAATTGCCGAATACGTTGTGGAGCTTTTGCAATATGCAGGAGCGGAGCTGATAAAAAAGCCGCAGGTTGTTACTGCACGGAAAGGTATCAGTCAGTTTTCCGCCCTTTCCAACGAAGAGCGGGCAGCCCTGATTGCGGAAAATCCGCTCTACGGACGGATCATCTGCCGCTGCGAAACGGTAACGGAGGCGGAAATCATCGAAGCAATCCGCCGTCCTGCCGGAGCGCGTACCGTTGACGGTGTTAAGCGGCGGGTACGTCCCGGAACCGGACGCTGTCAAGGAGGCTTTTGTACGCCGCGCGTTTTGGAAATCCTCAGCAGGGAATTACAGCTGCCGATGGAAAACATCGCCAAATCGGACAAGGGTACGGAGATCGTATTGGGAAGGTTAAAGAACACCGCAGAGAGTGAAATCCGCAGCGGTAATTCCTCAAAATCTTAA
- the glpK gene encoding glycerol kinase GlpK, translated as MKKYILSFDQGTTSSRAILFDKAGTIIATAQQEFTQIFPKSGWVEHDAMEIWGTQSGVARQVLEETGTRPDEVAAIGITNQRETTVVWDKNTGKPVYNAIVWQCRRTASICDELKAKGWTDTIRKKTGLIVDAYFSGTKIKWILDNVAGARERAERGELLFGNIDTWLIWNLTRSKVHVTDYSNASRTMLFNINTLQWDDEILTELNIPRSMLPEVKPSSCVYGKTDERTFGGADIPIAGAAGDQQAALFGQACFEAGMAKNTYGTGCFMLMNTGTAPIISQNGLLTTIAWGIEDTVTYALEGSIFVAGAAVQWLRDQLRLVYDAAETEYYAERVEDTNGVYVVPAFTGLGAPYWDMYARGAIVGLSRGAKREHIVRATLESIAYGTRDVLSAMEKDSGIMLKALKVDGGAAVNNFLMQFQADILNVPVHRPQVLETTALGAAYLAGLAVGFWKDMEEIKRNWAVGRAFTVQMDEAARTQRYAGWQKAIRRAMNWEN; from the coding sequence ATGAAAAAATATATTTTATCGTTTGATCAGGGAACAACGAGTTCCCGTGCTATTTTATTTGATAAAGCCGGTACGATTATCGCTACTGCACAACAAGAGTTTACTCAGATTTTTCCTAAGTCCGGATGGGTGGAACACGATGCCATGGAAATTTGGGGAACTCAGAGCGGTGTTGCCCGGCAAGTATTGGAAGAAACCGGAACGCGCCCCGATGAGGTTGCGGCAATCGGCATTACCAATCAACGCGAAACCACCGTCGTGTGGGATAAGAATACCGGAAAGCCCGTATACAATGCGATTGTGTGGCAGTGCCGCCGTACCGCTTCAATCTGCGACGAACTCAAAGCAAAGGGATGGACGGATACGATACGGAAAAAGACAGGGCTAATTGTCGACGCCTATTTTTCCGGCACGAAAATAAAATGGATACTTGATAATGTAGCGGGAGCACGCGAGCGGGCGGAACGGGGAGAACTGTTATTCGGGAATATCGACACGTGGCTCATCTGGAATTTAACCCGCAGCAAGGTACACGTTACCGACTACAGCAACGCATCCCGCACCATGCTGTTCAATATCAACACCCTGCAATGGGATGATGAAATTCTGACGGAACTGAATATTCCGCGTTCAATGCTGCCGGAGGTAAAACCGTCAAGCTGCGTGTATGGCAAAACCGATGAACGCACCTTCGGCGGCGCCGACATCCCCATTGCAGGAGCCGCGGGAGATCAGCAGGCGGCGCTGTTCGGACAAGCATGCTTCGAAGCAGGCATGGCGAAGAACACTTACGGCACCGGGTGCTTTATGCTGATGAACACCGGCACTGCGCCGATTATCTCGCAGAACGGGTTGTTAACGACCATTGCGTGGGGCATCGAAGACACGGTAACTTACGCGCTTGAAGGAAGTATCTTCGTAGCGGGAGCAGCCGTGCAATGGCTGCGGGATCAGTTAAGACTGGTGTACGACGCCGCCGAAACGGAGTATTACGCAGAGCGGGTAGAAGATACCAACGGCGTATACGTTGTGCCCGCCTTTACCGGTCTCGGCGCTCCGTATTGGGATATGTATGCGCGGGGTGCGATTGTGGGCTTAAGCCGCGGCGCTAAGCGTGAACACATTGTCCGCGCCACCCTTGAGTCGATTGCCTACGGGACACGGGATGTCCTTTCCGCAATGGAAAAAGATTCCGGCATTATGCTCAAGGCGCTGAAAGTAGACGGAGGCGCGGCGGTCAATAATTTTTTGATGCAGTTCCAAGCCGATATTTTGAACGTACCGGTGCACCGTCCGCAGGTGCTGGAAACAACCGCACTCGGCGCTGCGTACTTGGCGGGACTGGCAGTCGGCTTCTGGAAAGATATGGAAGAAATTAAACGCAACTGGGCAGTAGGCCGCGCATTCACCGTTCAAATGGACGAAGCGGCGCGGACACAGCGCTATGCCGGTTGGCAAAAGGCGATAAGACGTGCCATGAACTGGGAAAACTAA
- a CDS encoding class I SAM-dependent methyltransferase, with protein MNEFNGVADTMLIPMAARIYASKHFPEYFYDETALSLESKIPAGTFERIWKSSSQYTMLASVARYYNFDEMIKNFYAKHEKCNIINLGAGLETAAFRLPEIKAPFYEIDLPEVIALRKNILNTRENEMLIDADIFKLEWTDGIDTSIPSLLIVSGVFQYFREEKVLAFLSAIKERFPKGEVIFDATNAIGIKYANKYVQKTGNTSAQMYFYVDDGSAFAQKCGMELIEQRSFYTTARKMLKRKLKLYTRIAMKVCDDGGRTIILHLKLN; from the coding sequence ATGAATGAATTTAACGGCGTGGCCGATACGATGCTGATACCGATGGCTGCGCGGATCTATGCGTCTAAACATTTTCCTGAATATTTTTATGATGAAACGGCTTTGTCGTTGGAATCAAAAATTCCGGCGGGAACATTTGAGCGGATTTGGAAATCATCGTCTCAATATACGATGCTGGCTTCGGTCGCTCGCTATTATAATTTTGACGAGATGATAAAAAATTTTTATGCCAAGCATGAAAAATGTAATATCATTAATCTTGGAGCCGGATTGGAAACTGCCGCGTTTAGATTACCTGAAATCAAAGCTCCGTTTTACGAAATTGACTTACCCGAAGTGATAGCGTTGCGTAAAAATATTTTGAATACGAGAGAAAACGAAATGCTGATCGATGCGGATATTTTTAAGCTGGAGTGGACGGATGGTATTGACACTTCTATCCCGTCCTTGTTGATTGTATCCGGCGTCTTTCAGTATTTCCGCGAAGAAAAAGTGCTGGCTTTTTTATCCGCGATTAAGGAGCGCTTCCCGAAGGGGGAAGTAATTTTTGATGCGACAAATGCAATCGGTATAAAGTATGCCAATAAGTATGTACAAAAAACAGGTAACACTTCGGCGCAGATGTATTTTTATGTAGATGACGGTTCTGCCTTTGCACAAAAATGCGGCATGGAACTCATAGAACAGCGTTCCTTTTATACTACCGCACGGAAGATGTTAAAGCGTAAATTAAAGCTGTATACCCGTATCGCGATGAAAGTGTGTGACGATGGGGGCAGAACCATTATTCTGCATTTAAAACTGAATTAA